A DNA window from Candidatus Sulfidibacterium hydrothermale contains the following coding sequences:
- a CDS encoding O-methyltransferase: MIRNKYWQIKSYIGYWFKAKTRYGVHSPFVYDLVEKVLKDRTEYPEYKKIEQYKKNISKSKTVIETVDFGARSDNKPYKETFEKVGDIVRKRSQRKQPAQLLFRLSRYFQPKNILEFGTAAGISTAYIKAPVPDSRMISMEGCASLADVASNNLKKLGIKNVEISVGEFDVTLPLVLNRMDQLDFVFFDGNHRYEPTLDYFNRCAEKAHEHTLFIFDDIHWSPGMEKAWEAIKNDARVTLTVDTFWLGLVFFRKGMEKQHFIIKY; this comes from the coding sequence ATGATCAGGAATAAATATTGGCAGATAAAAAGTTATATCGGTTATTGGTTTAAAGCCAAAACCCGGTATGGCGTTCATTCGCCGTTTGTGTACGATCTGGTGGAAAAAGTGTTGAAAGACCGGACGGAATATCCCGAATATAAAAAGATAGAACAGTACAAAAAAAATATCAGCAAAAGTAAAACGGTGATTGAAACGGTGGATTTTGGAGCCCGTTCAGACAACAAACCGTATAAAGAAACTTTTGAAAAAGTAGGGGATATCGTTAGAAAAAGGTCGCAGCGTAAACAACCGGCCCAGTTGCTTTTTCGTTTATCGCGATATTTTCAGCCCAAAAATATCTTGGAATTTGGTACGGCAGCCGGTATCAGCACGGCTTACATCAAAGCCCCCGTACCCGACAGCCGGATGATCTCCATGGAAGGTTGTGCCAGCCTGGCGGATGTTGCTTCTAATAACCTGAAGAAGCTGGGAATAAAAAATGTGGAAATCAGTGTCGGAGAATTTGATGTCACTCTTCCTTTGGTTCTTAACCGTATGGATCAGCTTGATTTCGTGTTTTTTGACGGGAATCATCGTTATGAGCCTACGTTAGATTATTTTAATCGTTGTGCGGAAAAAGCACATGAACATACCCTTTTTATTTTTGACGATATCCACTGGTCGCCGGGAATGGAAAAAGCCTGGGAAGCCATTAAAAATGATGCACGGGTTACGCTTACCGTAGATACTTTTTGGCTGGGATTGGTTTTCTTCCGCAAAGGAATGGAAAAACAACATTTTATTATCAAATATTAA
- the rnpA gene encoding ribonuclease P protein component → MKQTFAKQERLYEKKLMHQLFKGGKSFFVFPFKVYYVVLDKAAPYPAKVLISVPKRNFKRAVDRNRIKRLVREAYRKNKAIFLSHENGEKNQTGTYLIGLIYTPKVHMDYAEIERKIILILQQLQKKK, encoded by the coding sequence GTGAAACAGACTTTTGCCAAACAAGAACGGTTGTACGAGAAAAAGCTGATGCATCAGCTTTTTAAAGGCGGAAAATCTTTTTTTGTTTTTCCGTTTAAAGTGTATTATGTGGTTTTGGATAAGGCAGCGCCTTATCCGGCAAAAGTGCTGATCTCCGTACCGAAACGGAATTTTAAACGGGCCGTGGACCGCAACCGGATCAAGAGGCTGGTACGCGAAGCTTACCGGAAAAATAAAGCAATTTTTTTATCCCATGAAAATGGCGAAAAAAACCAAACCGGAACCTATCTTATCGGCTTGATTTATACGCCAAAAGTACACATGGATTATGCTGAGATAGAACGAAAAATTATTCTAATTTTGCAACAATTACAAAAAAAGAAATGA
- a CDS encoding universal stress protein: MKSIIVAFDFSKNAVHALDYALVYAKNLQAAIYLVWVDNSKPAGSLIETIDEDLRIEKKNYLKKIIDDYSSRYPDLSFNMVLGRGKIYQEIGKTARRLKAELIFTGTHGATGFEAYWIGSNAYRITTTAPCPVVTVNCNYKITGTISHILLPLDSSLETTEKLPFTSDLAEQFGATLYLLKVYNTPLKVIRNRIDHFAKEAVDLLNQRQVKFKVEEVESDNVVSGILNFAKDKEIDLIAIMTEQGNASANRFLGPYAQQVINNAPIPVMSLRSKDYHDLDEMDEENEF; encoded by the coding sequence ATGAAATCAATTATTGTTGCTTTCGACTTTTCAAAAAATGCTGTTCATGCTTTGGATTACGCTTTGGTTTATGCAAAAAATCTTCAGGCTGCTATTTATCTGGTGTGGGTGGATAATTCAAAACCGGCCGGCAGCTTGATTGAAACCATTGATGAAGACCTGCGCATAGAAAAGAAAAACTACCTGAAAAAGATCATTGACGATTATAGCTCCCGTTATCCGGACCTTTCTTTCAACATGGTGTTGGGAAGAGGAAAAATTTACCAGGAAATCGGAAAAACAGCACGTCGTTTAAAAGCCGAACTCATTTTTACCGGAACGCACGGAGCTACCGGATTTGAAGCGTACTGGATCGGCAGTAATGCCTATCGAATTACAACCACAGCACCGTGTCCGGTAGTTACTGTCAACTGCAATTATAAAATTACCGGCACCATTTCGCACATTTTACTGCCTCTTGACAGTTCTCTGGAAACCACAGAAAAACTTCCTTTCACATCCGACCTGGCCGAACAGTTCGGCGCTACGCTTTATCTGCTCAAAGTATACAACACTCCTTTAAAAGTTATCCGCAACCGGATTGACCATTTTGCCAAAGAAGCTGTTGACCTTTTAAACCAGCGCCAGGTTAAATTTAAAGTGGAAGAGGTTGAATCGGACAACGTCGTCTCGGGAATTTTAAATTTTGCCAAAGACAAAGAAATCGATCTGATTGCCATTATGACCGAGCAGGGAAATGCTTCGGCCAACCGGTTTCTCGGACCTTATGCCCAGCAAGTAATCAACAATGCCCCCATACCGGTTATGAGTCTGCGTTCAAAAGATTATCATGATTTGGATGAAATGGATGAAGAAAATGAATTTTAA
- a CDS encoding universal stress protein produces the protein MSKNIVVGVDFSDCSLNALEHAVIISRKAKASLTMVWANHLDYSKEIFSVEPENLRQEVQKRFEELVGKYQPQLAPGTQIDFRMEKGKVYKVICHVAKEKDAFLVVIGTHGSSGFEEFWIGSNANRIVSASTRPILTIRAGVDSNKDLKTIVMPLDSTRITRQKLPVTAELAGYFDAEIHIVGVYTSTAESIRYRVQNYVQETETYLKEKGIRYRSVFLEASNITDTVLEYAQKVNANLISIMTEQETTTANLWLGPFAAQMVNHSPIPVLSVHTDNSGHWV, from the coding sequence ATGAGTAAAAATATTGTGGTCGGTGTTGATTTTTCTGACTGTTCGCTCAATGCCCTGGAACATGCGGTGATCATTTCCCGTAAAGCAAAGGCATCGCTCACGATGGTGTGGGCCAATCATTTGGACTATTCCAAGGAAATTTTTTCGGTAGAACCGGAAAACCTCCGGCAGGAAGTACAAAAACGATTTGAAGAACTGGTCGGAAAATACCAACCACAGTTGGCTCCCGGCACCCAAATTGACTTCCGGATGGAAAAAGGGAAAGTGTACAAAGTGATTTGTCATGTGGCCAAAGAAAAAGATGCTTTTCTGGTGGTTATCGGCACACACGGTTCTTCAGGCTTTGAAGAATTCTGGATTGGAAGCAATGCCAACCGGATTGTATCGGCCAGCACCAGACCCATATTAACTATCCGTGCCGGAGTCGATTCCAACAAAGATTTGAAAACCATTGTCATGCCTCTTGACAGCACCCGGATCACCCGCCAAAAATTACCGGTTACCGCCGAGCTTGCCGGTTATTTCGATGCGGAAATTCACATTGTAGGGGTTTACACTTCCACTGCCGAAAGCATCCGGTACCGGGTACAAAATTATGTTCAGGAAACAGAAACCTATCTGAAAGAAAAAGGGATTCGCTATCGTTCGGTTTTTCTGGAAGCCAGTAACATTACCGATACCGTCCTTGAATATGCCCAGAAAGTAAATGCCAACCTGATCTCGATCATGACCGAACAGGAAACCACCACTGCAAACCTGTGGCTTGGACCGTTTGCCGCGCAAATGGTCAACCACTCTCCCATTCCGGTACTCAGCGTACACACCGATAATTCAGGGCACTGGGTATAA
- the cdd gene encoding cytidine deaminase — translation MKKKELKITISEYNGAEELPAEDKKLLLEAVKSASRSYAPYSEFHVGAAVLLENGKIVCGSNQENAAYPAGLCAERVALFYANSQYPGVAVKALAIAAKADHFVLDKPISPCGTCRQVIAETESRQKSKMKIIMQGETGPVNVTEGIENLLPLTFYEEKLKKK, via the coding sequence ATGAAGAAGAAAGAATTAAAGATTACCATTAGCGAATATAACGGTGCGGAAGAGCTTCCCGCAGAAGATAAAAAATTATTACTGGAAGCAGTAAAAAGCGCTTCCCGGTCGTATGCTCCTTATTCTGAATTTCATGTGGGTGCAGCCGTGTTGCTCGAAAACGGAAAAATAGTGTGCGGTTCAAATCAGGAGAATGCGGCTTATCCGGCCGGATTGTGTGCCGAACGGGTTGCCCTTTTTTATGCGAACTCTCAATATCCCGGTGTGGCGGTGAAAGCGTTGGCCATTGCGGCCAAGGCTGATCATTTTGTTTTGGACAAACCCATTTCTCCGTGTGGAACCTGTCGCCAGGTGATTGCCGAAACGGAAAGTCGCCAAAAAAGCAAAATGAAAATTATTATGCAGGGAGAAACCGGGCCGGTGAATGTGACAGAAGGTATTGAAAACTTGCTGCCACTTACTTTTTATGAAGAAAAACTAAAGAAAAAATAG
- the yidD gene encoding membrane protein insertion efficiency factor YidD, which produces MSKLLGKFFILLIRVYQYTLSPYIGHSCRYTPTCSVYSVEAIKKYGPFKGGWLALKRVLSCNPWGGSGYDPVP; this is translated from the coding sequence ATGAGTAAGCTCCTGGGGAAATTTTTTATACTGTTGATTAGAGTGTATCAATATACATTATCTCCTTACATCGGGCATTCCTGTCGTTATACGCCTACCTGCTCGGTTTACAGTGTGGAAGCCATTAAAAAGTACGGGCCGTTTAAAGGCGGCTGGCTTGCTTTAAAAAGGGTTCTTTCCTGTAATCCGTGGGGTGGCAGTGGTTATGATCCCGTTCCTTAA
- a CDS encoding SPOR domain-containing protein, translating to MIKIKIILLFTIMAGAGSLLAQDSIPFHRTVKADFIGDARIDTLLQMHVMQNEKFPVISGYRIQIYKESGNKALEKALEIRDAFEEKYHVPAYITFNEPYYRVRVGDFRSRLDAIRFLEKIKRAYPLAWEIKDDIRIHPANLSNQP from the coding sequence ATGATAAAAATAAAAATCATATTGCTTTTTACGATCATGGCCGGAGCAGGCAGCCTTTTGGCACAGGACAGCATACCATTTCACCGCACAGTAAAAGCCGATTTCATTGGGGATGCCCGCATTGATACCCTATTGCAGATGCATGTAATGCAAAACGAAAAATTTCCGGTAATCTCCGGATACCGCATTCAGATTTATAAAGAATCAGGAAACAAAGCACTGGAAAAAGCACTGGAGATCCGTGATGCTTTTGAAGAAAAATATCATGTTCCGGCATATATCACATTCAACGAGCCGTATTACCGGGTTCGGGTAGGTGATTTCAGAAGCCGGCTGGATGCCATTCGTTTTCTGGAAAAGATAAAACGGGCTTATCCGCTGGCCTGGGAAATAAAAGATGATATCCGGATTCATCCAGCCAATTTGTCCAATCAACCATAA
- a CDS encoding S41 family peptidase, which yields MRKNILLLGFVFIAFTGLRAQDYNNFKVAKGIEIFSSVMNQLNLNYVDTIQPVKLTQTAIEQMLAHMDPYTIYVPAKNMADFNLMLSGVYGGIGAMIQKQGDYVVITEPYKGFPAQKAGLKAGDKIIAINGKSAKGLSSLAVSKLLKGNPGSSLKMTIRHYGAKKDTTLTLERQQIKIPNVPYYGVVKNHIGYIRLNQFNPNAANDVRNAFLDLKENDDIKGVIIDLRDNGGGLLNEAVKIANIFVKKGQTIVTTKGKIAANDIVYKTPGPVIDRKIPLAILVNGNTASASEIVSGSMQDLDRGVIIGQRTFGKGLVQNTVPIPYGGKLKITIAKYYIPSGRCIQALEYKNGRPVRVPDSLTHAFKTADGRIVRDGGGIQPDIVMKPQVFSQVSADLYAQNYIFDFANEFCLHHKTIPAPTKFRISDSTFNQFKAFVLKKGFSYKTETGELIDRLKQSAKREDYLKALEPTIDTLKKELEQEKKQDIDKHKNEIKEMLRVEIATRYYYQSGKTASSIINDKEVEKAVSILSNKEKYDAILSGPKDSKKKK from the coding sequence ATGAGAAAAAATATTTTATTATTAGGCTTTGTTTTTATTGCCTTTACCGGACTCAGAGCACAGGATTACAACAATTTTAAAGTAGCCAAAGGCATTGAGATTTTTTCCAGTGTAATGAATCAGCTGAACCTGAATTATGTAGATACTATTCAGCCGGTAAAATTAACCCAGACGGCCATAGAGCAAATGCTGGCGCACATGGATCCTTATACTATTTATGTGCCGGCTAAAAATATGGCTGATTTTAATTTGATGCTGAGTGGTGTTTATGGCGGGATTGGTGCCATGATTCAAAAACAGGGCGATTATGTGGTGATTACCGAACCGTATAAAGGTTTCCCGGCTCAGAAAGCCGGATTGAAAGCCGGCGATAAAATTATTGCCATCAACGGAAAATCAGCAAAAGGACTCTCCTCGTTGGCGGTGAGTAAATTGCTGAAAGGAAATCCGGGTTCGTCATTGAAGATGACCATCCGGCATTACGGAGCCAAAAAAGATACTACCCTTACGCTGGAACGGCAACAGATTAAAATACCCAATGTTCCCTATTATGGTGTTGTGAAAAATCATATTGGTTATATCCGTCTTAACCAGTTCAATCCGAATGCGGCTAACGATGTGCGAAATGCCTTTTTGGATTTGAAAGAAAATGATGACATTAAAGGAGTAATCATTGATTTGCGCGACAATGGGGGCGGATTATTGAACGAAGCGGTAAAAATTGCCAATATTTTTGTCAAAAAAGGGCAGACCATTGTAACCACCAAAGGAAAAATTGCAGCCAACGATATTGTTTACAAAACACCCGGCCCGGTGATTGACCGTAAAATTCCGTTGGCCATTTTGGTAAATGGAAATACGGCTTCTGCCTCGGAAATTGTTTCCGGTTCCATGCAGGATTTGGATCGCGGAGTAATTATCGGACAGCGTACTTTCGGAAAAGGATTGGTGCAGAATACCGTTCCGATTCCTTACGGCGGAAAACTGAAAATCACCATTGCCAAATATTACATTCCCAGCGGACGTTGTATCCAGGCCCTGGAATATAAAAACGGCCGGCCTGTGCGGGTTCCCGACTCATTGACACATGCATTTAAAACGGCTGATGGTCGTATTGTACGTGACGGTGGTGGTATTCAACCGGATATTGTGATGAAACCCCAGGTGTTTAGTCAGGTTTCGGCTGATTTGTATGCGCAAAATTATATTTTCGATTTTGCCAACGAGTTTTGTTTGCATCACAAAACCATTCCTGCCCCGACGAAATTCCGTATCAGCGATTCTACTTTTAATCAGTTTAAAGCATTTGTTCTTAAAAAAGGATTCAGTTACAAAACAGAAACCGGAGAACTCATCGATCGCTTAAAACAAAGTGCAAAACGGGAAGATTACCTGAAAGCTCTGGAACCGACTATCGATACGTTGAAAAAAGAGCTGGAACAGGAAAAGAAACAGGATATCGATAAGCATAAAAATGAAATTAAAGAGATGCTGCGAGTGGAAATTGCTACCCGTTATTACTATCAAAGCGGGAAAACAGCATCAAGCATCATTAACGATAAAGAGGTGGAAAAGGCAGTGAGTATTTTGAGCAATAAAGAAAAATATGACGCGATCCTTTCCGGGCCAAAAGACAGCAAGAAAAAGAAATAA
- a CDS encoding O-antigen ligase family protein: MASGSDSKIFRKIYLGIIIFIAISLPLSKSTMTQGMALLLALWIWSDFQISVALRFFKQKGLFTGTFLLVKYFYVLAKESIIEKTTLFFRNKPAVVFASIYLMGWLGLLFTGNFPKATDVLRIKFPLLLFPLVFASLDPVNKKEFRTIMLFYVAALFAGTIIGTAKMISGNFVDVRQFSPFISPVRFGLNITFGIFGLLYFLAKDTSFRFWQKGIMSFLVLWFVWFLVKMESVTSLSLLVIILLGMLFWQGMRSKKRVVKFTTVFLLVAIPLGLVFYLKNEIYQMTHVKASACIFIPKKTVLGHPYVFDTVHYGIEDGRYVGAWLCLPELKQAWNERSTFSFDGKDKNGNPIAITLIRYLTSKNLKKDAAGVSKLSQKDIQNIENGIANSCYVNHPGLHSRLLVMVKGWQVYQKTGKAGGSSILQRYEYLRAAFQVIRKNFWTGTGTGDLFDALGHEYIRLNAGLENYVGFLAHNQYVDTFAAYGIFGFLWFLFALVYPPVKTKSFHDYFFVVFYLIMLGSMLSDDTLETHAGVTLFSFFLSLLMFGKEKSNAVQSG; the protein is encoded by the coding sequence ATGGCAAGCGGCAGCGACAGTAAGATTTTCCGGAAAATCTACCTCGGCATAATCATTTTTATTGCCATCAGTTTGCCTCTTTCTAAAAGTACCATGACACAGGGAATGGCACTTTTGCTGGCGCTGTGGATATGGTCTGATTTCCAGATTAGTGTGGCCTTGCGTTTTTTTAAGCAAAAAGGCCTGTTCACCGGAACTTTTCTTTTGGTAAAATACTTTTACGTATTGGCCAAAGAGAGCATTATCGAAAAAACAACCCTTTTTTTCAGAAACAAACCGGCCGTTGTCTTTGCATCCATTTATCTGATGGGTTGGCTGGGACTCCTTTTTACCGGAAATTTCCCCAAGGCTACTGATGTATTGCGGATTAAATTTCCTTTGCTGCTTTTTCCTTTGGTATTTGCCAGCCTTGATCCGGTAAACAAAAAAGAATTTCGGACCATCATGCTGTTTTATGTGGCGGCACTGTTTGCCGGAACAATCATCGGCACAGCCAAAATGATCAGCGGGAATTTTGTGGATGTGCGGCAGTTTTCGCCATTTATCTCTCCGGTGCGCTTTGGCCTGAACATTACTTTTGGAATCTTTGGGTTGCTCTATTTTTTAGCAAAAGACACCTCTTTCCGGTTCTGGCAAAAAGGAATCATGTCTTTTCTTGTGCTTTGGTTTGTCTGGTTTTTAGTGAAGATGGAATCCGTAACCTCGCTTAGCCTGTTGGTTATTATTTTGTTGGGGATGTTGTTCTGGCAGGGTATGCGGTCGAAAAAAAGAGTGGTAAAATTCACTACTGTCTTTTTGTTGGTTGCCATTCCTTTGGGGCTTGTTTTTTATCTTAAAAATGAGATTTATCAGATGACGCACGTCAAAGCTTCCGCGTGTATTTTTATCCCTAAAAAAACCGTACTGGGTCATCCGTATGTTTTTGATACGGTTCATTATGGTATTGAAGACGGGCGTTATGTGGGAGCCTGGCTTTGTCTGCCAGAACTGAAACAGGCCTGGAATGAGCGCAGTACTTTTTCGTTTGATGGAAAAGACAAAAATGGTAATCCGATAGCCATTACACTTATCCGGTATCTTACTTCCAAGAACCTGAAAAAAGATGCGGCCGGAGTCAGCAAGCTTTCGCAAAAAGATATTCAGAATATAGAAAATGGAATTGCAAACAGTTGTTATGTGAACCATCCCGGATTGCACAGCCGGCTCCTGGTGATGGTTAAAGGATGGCAGGTATATCAAAAAACCGGTAAAGCGGGAGGCAGTTCGATTTTACAGCGCTATGAGTATTTGCGGGCTGCCTTTCAGGTTATCCGGAAAAATTTCTGGACCGGTACGGGTACCGGCGATTTGTTTGATGCACTGGGCCATGAATATATTCGTTTAAATGCCGGTTTAGAGAATTACGTGGGGTTTCTGGCGCACAATCAGTATGTTGATACTTTTGCTGCTTATGGCATTTTCGGGTTTTTGTGGTTTTTGTTTGCGCTGGTTTATCCTCCGGTGAAAACCAAAAGTTTTCATGATTATTTCTTTGTTGTTTTTTACCTCATTATGCTGGGTTCCATGCTTTCGGATGATACGTTGGAGACTCATGCCGGGGTAACGCTTTTTTCCTTCTTTCTTTCTCTGCTGATGTTTGGCAAAGAAAAATCGAATGCCGTTCAATCCGGCTAA
- a CDS encoding YifB family Mg chelatase-like AAA ATPase: MLAKTYGSAIYGIDALIITIEVNVGKGSKFFLVGLPDNAVKESHERILAALNNVGKKFPKRRVVINMAPADIKKEGSAYDLPIALGLLAASSQLSTEHLHEFVIMGELSLDGTIKPIRGALPIALMARKAGFKGVVVPLENAPEAAIVDGVEVYGAHHLTEVCDFLDGTGTLQKFETQNIRKFHEETEHFDLDFADVKGQENIKRALEIAAAGGHNVIMIGPPGSGKTMLAKRIPSILPPMSLEEAIETTKIHSVAGLLKKKEALILHRPFRSPHHTISDAGLVGGGPYPQPGEISLAHNGVLFLDELPEFKRTVLEVMRQPMEDRVVTISRARITVEYPAGFMLIAAMNPCPCGYYNHPTKACTCSPGTVKRYLNRISGPLFDRIDLHVEVVPVPFKDLSEAPPGESSQEIRKRVTQARKIQEDRFRNHPKIFCNAQMSNKDMNRFCQLDETSRTLLKTAMEKLSLSARAFDRIIKVSRTIADLDHSENILPAHLAEAIQYRSLDRETWGD; this comes from the coding sequence ATGCTTGCCAAAACATACGGGAGTGCCATCTATGGTATTGATGCACTTATCATCACCATTGAGGTGAACGTAGGAAAAGGCTCCAAATTTTTTCTTGTAGGCCTGCCCGACAATGCTGTAAAAGAAAGTCATGAACGAATACTGGCAGCCTTAAATAATGTGGGCAAAAAATTTCCCAAACGGCGCGTAGTCATCAATATGGCTCCGGCTGACATCAAAAAAGAAGGCTCGGCATACGATCTTCCCATTGCTCTGGGCTTGCTGGCCGCATCTTCTCAACTCAGCACGGAACATTTACACGAATTTGTCATCATGGGAGAATTATCCCTCGACGGAACCATAAAACCCATCCGCGGGGCTTTACCCATTGCCTTAATGGCTCGTAAAGCCGGATTCAAAGGAGTTGTTGTCCCGCTTGAAAATGCCCCGGAAGCAGCCATTGTGGACGGGGTGGAAGTATACGGCGCCCACCATCTGACCGAAGTCTGTGATTTCCTGGATGGAACCGGAACATTGCAAAAATTTGAAACACAAAACATCCGGAAATTTCATGAAGAAACCGAACATTTCGACCTGGATTTTGCCGATGTAAAAGGACAGGAAAATATTAAACGGGCTTTGGAAATAGCCGCTGCAGGCGGACATAATGTAATTATGATTGGCCCTCCCGGTTCAGGAAAAACCATGCTGGCCAAACGCATTCCGTCTATTTTACCTCCCATGTCGCTTGAAGAAGCCATTGAAACGACCAAAATTCATTCGGTAGCCGGTTTGCTAAAGAAAAAAGAAGCCCTGATTCTGCACCGGCCGTTTCGGTCGCCCCATCACACCATCAGCGATGCCGGACTGGTAGGCGGAGGACCTTATCCGCAACCGGGTGAAATTTCGCTGGCACACAACGGGGTTTTATTTTTGGATGAGTTACCCGAATTTAAACGAACGGTTCTGGAGGTCATGCGACAGCCCATGGAAGATCGTGTAGTTACCATTTCCCGGGCACGCATTACGGTGGAATATCCGGCAGGATTCATGCTCATTGCCGCAATGAATCCCTGTCCGTGTGGTTATTACAATCATCCCACAAAAGCCTGCACCTGTTCTCCGGGTACCGTAAAAAGATACCTGAACCGGATTTCAGGACCTTTATTCGACCGTATTGATCTTCATGTGGAAGTTGTTCCCGTTCCTTTCAAAGATCTTTCAGAAGCCCCTCCGGGCGAATCAAGTCAGGAGATACGAAAACGGGTAACCCAGGCAAGGAAAATTCAGGAAGATCGTTTCCGCAATCACCCAAAGATATTTTGTAATGCACAAATGTCAAACAAAGACATGAACCGGTTCTGCCAGCTTGACGAAACATCCCGCACGTTACTGAAAACGGCTATGGAAAAGTTAAGCCTTTCGGCCCGGGCTTTCGACCGTATCATTAAAGTGTCGCGTACTATTGCCGATCTGGATCACAGCGAAAATATCCTGCCGGCCCACCTTGCCGAAGCCATTCAATATCGCAGTCTTGACCGTGAAACCTGGGGTGACTGA
- a CDS encoding ChaN family lipoprotein: MKKLFFGVVFLLALTAFKNDKPAYRLYNAKGKLVKYQKMINAAKTADVVFFGEQHNNPIAHWLELQITKDLYKARNGNIIEGAEMFERDNQLILDEYLKGEITQKYFEEEARLWPNYKTDYKPLVEFAKKHHVPFIATNVPRRYANIVYKHGFKALDTLTAEAKSYMAPLPIPYDPNVKCYKDMLAMMKQMGHSNPNLPKAQALKDATMAASIAQYAGKGKLFIHYEGAYHSDHHQGIIWYLNRYKPGLKIVTISTVEQKDIDTLNEKNKNLADFIIVVPDDMTTTY, encoded by the coding sequence ATGAAAAAACTCTTTTTTGGAGTCGTTTTTTTGCTGGCTTTGACGGCATTTAAGAACGACAAACCGGCTTACCGTTTGTATAATGCCAAAGGCAAATTGGTAAAATACCAGAAAATGATTAACGCTGCCAAAACAGCCGATGTGGTATTTTTTGGCGAACAGCATAATAATCCGATTGCTCACTGGCTTGAATTGCAGATTACCAAAGACCTTTATAAAGCCCGTAATGGAAATATTATCGAAGGTGCTGAAATGTTTGAGCGGGATAACCAGTTGATTCTTGATGAATATTTGAAAGGGGAAATCACACAAAAGTATTTTGAAGAAGAAGCCCGGTTGTGGCCCAATTATAAAACCGATTATAAGCCGTTGGTTGAATTTGCCAAGAAACACCATGTGCCGTTTATTGCTACCAATGTGCCCCGCCGTTATGCCAATATCGTTTACAAACATGGTTTTAAAGCATTGGACACGTTGACTGCCGAAGCCAAATCGTATATGGCTCCGTTGCCTATTCCGTATGATCCGAACGTAAAATGCTACAAAGATATGCTGGCCATGATGAAACAAATGGGACACAGTAATCCTAATTTACCGAAAGCACAGGCGTTGAAAGATGCTACAATGGCGGCTTCCATTGCACAGTATGCCGGAAAAGGAAAACTTTTTATTCATTATGAAGGCGCTTATCATTCCGATCACCATCAGGGAATTATTTGGTATTTAAATCGATATAAACCCGGCCTGAAAATAGTTACCATTTCTACGGTAGAGCAAAAAGATATTGATACGCTCAACGAAAAAAATAAAAACCTGGCTGATTTTATTATAGTCGTTCCTGACGATATGACGACAACCTATTGA